Proteins from a single region of Syntrophobacterales bacterium:
- the rplT gene encoding 50S ribosomal protein L20 gives MPRAKRGVKARRRRKKILKLARGMYESRRTTYSVAKRAVFKALKYAYAGRKQRKREFRSLWIVRINAACRSYGISYSRFINGLKSANIELNRKSLADMAVNDPTGFEHVIKKIKDVVVAQSSA, from the coding sequence ATGCCAAGGGCGAAAAGAGGAGTAAAGGCAAGAAGAAGAAGGAAAAAGATATTAAAGCTGGCAAGAGGTATGTATGAGAGCAGGAGAACTACATACAGTGTTGCCAAGCGCGCGGTCTTCAAAGCGCTGAAATATGCGTATGCCGGAAGAAAGCAGAGAAAGAGAGAATTCAGATCCTTATGGATCGTCAGGATAAATGCGGCATGTAGGTCCTACGGCATATCGTACAGCCGGTTCATAAACGGATTGAAGTCTGCCAATATAGAACTTAACCGCAAGTCTCTCGCCGATATGGCCGTGAACGATCCGACAGGATTTGAACACGTGATTAAGAAGATCAAAGACGTGGTGGTGGCGCAGTCATCAGCATAA
- the rpmI gene encoding 50S ribosomal protein L35: MPKVKTHRGLAKRVKMTAKGKIKRSKAFHSHLLSSKSPKEKGRLSRSDTVHPTDAKRIKSLIPYL; this comes from the coding sequence ATGCCTAAAGTAAAAACGCACCGGGGATTAGCGAAGCGGGTCAAAATGACCGCAAAGGGAAAGATTAAGAGGTCCAAAGCTTTTCACAGCCACCTCCTTTCTTCCAAATCACCAAAAGAGAAAGGGAGGCTGTCACGGTCCGACACCGTCCATCCGACCGATGCAAAAAGGATCAAATCGCTGATACCCTATTTATAA